In Zingiber officinale cultivar Zhangliang chromosome 11B, Zo_v1.1, whole genome shotgun sequence, a single window of DNA contains:
- the LOC122033388 gene encoding glutamate synthase 1 [NADH], chloroplastic-like isoform X1: MASVPGSAFKLQNESVALSAIVNHKHNVSSGGSAARFPCLRRSQRVSLHSQFVGAKLRACERVHLWRMDGPGRSPKLRIVAPSMSLSQVPEKPLGLYDPSFDKDSCGVGFIAELSGEYNRKTVSDSLEMLVRMAHRGACGCETNTGDGAGILVALPHGFFVEVTKDVGMQLPSPGQYAVGMFFLPQDDSRREESKVVFTKVAESLGHAVLGWRSVPTDNNDLGESARQTEPIIEQVFLTPSPRSSADLEQQMYILRRISMVAIRAALNLQHGGAKDFYICSLSSRTVVYKGQLKPDQLKDYYYSDLGDERFTSYMALVHSRFSTNTFPSWDRAQPMRILGHNGEINTLRGNVNWMKAREGLLKCKELGLSKNEMKKLLPIVDASSSDSGAFDGVLELLVRAGRSLPEAVMMMIPEAWQNDKNMDPDRKALYEYFSALMEPWDGPALISFTDGRYLGATLDRNGLRPGRFYITHNGRVIMASEVGVVDIPPAEVARKGRLNPGMMLLVDFENHVVVDDETLKQQFSQARPYGEWLRRQKICLEDVINSVPKSESIPPSIFGTVRSQTHDEDMENMGLHGLLAPLKAFGYTVEALEMLLLPMAKDATEALGSMGNDAPLAVMSNREKLSFEYFKQMFAQVTNPPIDPIREKIVTSMECMIGPEGDLTETTEEQCHRLSLKGPLLSIDEMEAVKKMNYRGWRSKVLDITYPKEQGRKGLEETLDRICSEARSAIHKGYTTLVLSDRGFSSNHVAVSSLLAVGAVHQHLVSTLERTQVGLLVESAEPREVHHFCTLVGFGADAVCPYLAIEAIWQLQIDGKIPPKADGKFQSREDLVKKYFKASNYGMMKVLAKMGISTLASYKGAQIFEALGLSSEVIEKCFKGTPSRVEGATFEMLAGDSLRLHELAFPTRAPPPSNAEALPNPGDYHWRKGGEIHLNDPLAIAKLQEAAKANSITAYKEYSKRIQELNKNCNLRGILKFKDVTEKVPLDEVEPASEIVKRFCTGAMSYGSISLEAHTTLAIAMNKIGGKSNTGEGGEQPSRMEPLRDGSRNPKRSSIKQVASGRFGVTSYYLSNADELQIKMAQGAKPGEGGELPGHKVIGDIAVTRNSTAGVGLISPPPHHDIYSIEDLAQLIYDLKNSNPGARISVKLVSEAGVGVVASGVVKGHADHVLISGHDGGTGASRWTGIKNAGLPWELGLAETHQTLVANNLRGRTVVQTDGQLKTGRDVAIAALLGAEEFGFSTAPLITLGCIMMRKCHKNTCPVGIATQDPILREKFAGEPEHVINFFFMLAEEVRDIMSQLGFRTMTEMVGRADMLEIDKEVTSSNEKLRNIDLSLLLRPASDIRPGVPQYCIQKQDHGLDVALDQKLISSSKAALEKGLPVYIEMPVHNVNRAVGTMLSHEVTKRYMLKGLPTDSIHIKLVGSAGQSLGAFLCPGITIELEGDSNDYVGKGLCGGKIVVYPPRESQFDPKENIVVGNVALYGATNGEAYFNGMAAERFCVRNSGARAVVEGVGDHGCEYMTGGTVVILGKTGRNFAAGMSGGIAYVFDIDGMFQTRCNPELVDLEKVEDEEDITTLRMMIQQHQRYTRSVLAREVLSDFESLLPKFFKVFPRDYRMILQKIKAEENVKESEEQEEKELMETDAFEELKKLAAASSVAKKEEDLAAAKRPTQVDNAVKHRGFIAYERQSISYRDPNDRIKDWKEVANECKPGPLMKTQSARCMDCGTPFCHQENSGCPLGNKIPEFNELVHQNRWREALDRLLETNNFPEFTGRVCPAPCEGSCVLGIIENPVSIKSIECAIIDKAFEEGWMIPRPPQKRTGKRVAIVGSGPAGLAAADQLNKMGHLVTVYERADRIGGLMMYGVPNMKTDKVEIVQRRVDLMTKEGVNFVVNAHVGTDPKFSLDHLRSQNHAIVLACGATKPRDLPVPGRELSGVHFAMEFLHANTKSLLDSNLWDGKYLSAQGKKVVVIGGGDTGTDCIATSIRHGCTNLVNLELLPEPPKKRAPGNPWPQWPRIFRVDYGHEEATSKFGKDPRTYEVLTKRFVGDENGVVKGLEVVRVHWAKDSSGKFKFEEIRGSEETIEADLVLLAMGFLGPESAIADELGLELDNRSNFMAEYGHFATSVDGVFAAGDCRRGQSLVVWAINEGRQAAAQVDKYLMKDVDTRSKDSPSASSEDLVQKITAQGK, from the exons ATGGCTTCAGTCCCCGGGTCAGCCTTTAAGCTCCAGAATGAATCGGTGGCGCTCTCAGCCATTGTCAATCATAAGCACAACGTCTCTAGTGGTGGTAGTGCTGCACGATTTCCATGCCTTAGACGCTCTCAAAGGGTGTCCTTGCATAGCCAGTTTGTTGGAGCAAAGCTCCGAGCTTGTGAACGCGTTCATCTTTGGCGGATGGATGGTCCAGGACGTTCACCTAAGCTAAGAATCGTTGCTCCATCCATGTCCCTGTCACAGGTGCCAGAGAAGCCGCTTGGTCTCTATGATCCATCTTTCGATAAAGATTCTTGTGGTGTTGGTTTCATTGCTGAGCTATCTGGAGAGTATAACAGGAAAACA GTTTCTGATTCTCTGGAGATGCTTGTTCGAATGGCCCATCGTGGCGCATGCGGCTGTGAAACTAATACTGGTGATGGAGCTGGCATACTAGTGGCACTCCCTCATGGTTTTTTCGTTGAG GTCACGAAGGATGTTGGCATGCAACTTCCATCTCCTGGTCAGTATGCAGTGGGTATGTTTTTCTTGCCACAGGATGATAGTCGCAGGGAGGAAAGCAAAGTTGTTTTCACCAAG GTTGCAGAATCTTTGGGACATGCTGTGCTTGGCTGGCGCTCGGTGCCAACAGATAATAATGATCTGGGTGAATCTGCTCGTCAAACTGAGCCAATCATTGAGCAAGTTTTTCTCACTCCAAGTCCTCGGTCAAGTGCTGATCTCGAGCAACAG ATGTATATATTACGGAGGATTTCAATGGTAGCTATCCGAGCTGCTCTCAATCTGCAGCATGGTGGAGCTAAGGACTTCTATATTTGCTCACTTTCTTCTag GACTGTTGTTTATAAAGGTCAGTTGAAGCCTGATCAACTAAAGGACTACTATTACTCAGATCTTGGAGATGAAAGGTTTACAAGTTACATGGCCCTG GTTCATTCTCGATTCTCTACAAACACTTTTCCTAGTTGGGATCGTGCACAACCTATGCGAATTTTGGGCCACAACGGAGAAATCAACACATTGCGGGGCAATGTGAATTG GATGAAGGCACGTGAAGGATTGTTGAAGTGCAAGGAACTAGGTTTGTCAAAGAATGAAATGAAGAAACTTTTGCCTATTGTTGATGCTAGTTCATCTGATTCTG GCGCATTTGATGGTGTCCTTGAGCTTCTGGTCCGTGCTGGCAGAAGTCTTCCTGAAGCTGTTATGATGATGATACCTGAAGCATGGCAGAATGATAAGAACATGGATCCTGATAGGAAGGCTCTCTATGAATATTTCTCAGCTCTTATGGAGCCCTGGGATGGACCCGCCCTCATATCTT TTACGGATGGTCGCTATCTTGGAGCAACATTGGATCGTAATGGTTTGAGACCTGGCCGCTTTTATATCACTCATAATGGACGTGTTATCATGGCTAGTGAAGTAGGTGTTGTAGACATTCCTCCCGCTGAAGTGGCACGGAAAGGAAGGCTCAACCCTGGGATGATGTTGTTGGTGGATTTTGAAAATCATGTTGTTGTTGATGATGAGACACTTAAGCAGCAATTTTCACAGGCTAGACCATATGGAGAATGGCTTAGGAGACAGAAGATTTGCCTCGAAGATGTTATCAATTCTGTCCCTAAAAGTGAAAGTATTCCTCCAAGCATTTTTGGAACTGTACGG TCTCAGACTCATGATGAGGACATGGAAAACATGGGGCTTCATGGTCTTCTGGCACCACTGAAAGCCTTTGG CTATACTGTTGAAGCATTGGAAATGCTGTTGCTGCCAATGGCAAAAGATGCCACTGAAGCTCTTGGTTCAATGGGAAATGATGCTCCCTTGGCCGTGATGTCAAATAGAGAGAAACTTAGCTTTGAATACTTCAAGCAGATGTTTGCTCAAGTTACAAATCCGCCAATTGATCCGATCCGGGAGAAAATAGTTACATCCATGGAGTGCATGATTGGTCCTGAAGGGGATCTTACTGAAACCACTGAAGAGCAGTGCCATCGCCTGTCATTGAAAGGGCCTCTTCTATCCATTGACGAAATGGAAGCTGTAAAAAAGATGAACTACAGAGGTTGGCGCAGCAAAGTACTTGATATCACATATCCAAAGGAGCAAGGCCGAAAGGGTTTGGAGGAAACCTTGGATAGGATTTGTTCAGAAGCTCGTTCTGCTATCCATAAAGGCTATACAACTCTTGTACTGTCTGACAGAG GTTTTTCTTCCAATCATGTTGCTGTAAGCTCCCTCTTGGCAGTTGGTGCTGTCCATCAACATCTAGTCTCAACACTTGAGAGGACACAGGTAGGATTGCTGGTTGAATCTGCAGAGCCCCGTGAAGTGCATCACTTTTGTACTCTTGTTGGGTTTGGAGCAGATGCTGTCTGCCCGTATTTGGCCATAGAAGCAATTTGGCAATTACAAATTGATGGAAAGATCCCTCCTAAAGCAGATGGAAAATTCCAATCAAGGGAGGATCTTGTTAAGAAATACTTTAAAGCCAGCAACTATGGAATGATGAAGGTTCTTGCTAAAATGGGGATATCGACCCTAGCATCTTACAAGGGTGCGCAGATTTTTGAAGCTCTAGGACTCTCTTCTGAGGTTATTGAGAAATGCTTCAAAGGAACACCAAGTAGAGTTGAAGGTGCAACATTTGAAATGCTTGCTGGAGATTCACTCCGTCTTCATGAGTTGGCATTTCCAACCAGAGCACCACCACCCAGTAATGCAGAAGCATTACCTAATCCTGGGGATTACCATTGGAGAAAAGGAGGTGAAATTCACCTTAATGATCCCCTTGCAATTGCTAAATTGCAAGAGGCAGCCAAAGCTAACAGTATTACTGCATACAAAGAATATTCTAAGCGTATACAGGAGCTGAACAAGAATTGCAACCTTCGTGGAATACTGAAGTTTAAAGATGTCACTGAGAAAGTTCCTTTGGACGAGGTCGAACCTGCTAGTGAGATTGTTAAGCGCTTTTGTACTGGAGCTATGAGTTATGGTTCAATATCATTGGAAGCACATACTACTCTAGCAATTGCTATGAACAAAATTGGAGGCAAATCTAATACTG GTGAGGGAGGCGAGCAACCTTCTCGTATGGAGCCTCTGCGAGATGGTTCAAGGAATCCAAAGAGGAGCTCCATTAAACAAGTAGCAAGTGGTAGGTTTGGTGTAACAAGCTACTACCTGAGCAATGCTGATGAACTCCAGATAAAGATGGCTCAG GGGGCCAAACCGGGCGAGGGGGGTGAACTTCCAGGCCATAAAGTTATTGGTGATATTGCTGTCACAAGAAATTCCACTGCTGGTGTTGGTCTTATTAGTCCTCCACCACACCATGATATCTATTCCATTGAAGATCTTGCACAGCTTATTTATGATCTTAAG AACTCAAATCCTGGCGCCAGAATTAGTGTTAAGCTAGTCTCTGAGGCTGGTGTTGGGGTAGTTGCCAGTGGGGTTGTAAAAGGGCATGCTGACCATGTTTTGATATCTGGGCATGATGGTGGCACAGGAGCTTCTCGTTGGACTGGCATAAAAAATGCTGGTCTGCCCTGGGAGCTTGGATTAGCTGAGACACATCAGACTCTAGTTGCAAATAACCTGCGAGGACGAACAGTAgtgcagacagatgggcagttaAAAACAGGAAGAGATGTTGCAATTGCAGCGCTACTTGGGGCAGAAGAGTTTGGTTTCAGCACTGCACCTCTAATAACTCTTGGCTGCATCATGATGCGAAAGTGTCACAAAAATACTTGCCCGGTTGGAATTGCCACTCAAGATCCTATTCTTCGTGAAAAATTTGCTGGGGAACCTGAACATGTTATAAACTTTTTCTTTATGCTGGCAGAGGAAGTTCGTGATATAATGTCTCAATTGGGCTTTCGGACCATGACCGAGATGGTTGGTCGTGCAGACATGCTTGAGATTGATAAGGAAGTGACTAGTAGTAATGAAAAATTGAGGAATATTGATCTTTCATTGCTTCTTAGACCTGCATCTGATATTCGGCCTGGAGTGCCTCAATATTGCATTCAAAAGCAGGATCATGGATTGGATGTGGCATTGGATCAGAAGCTTATTTCCTCATCAAAAGCTGCTCTTGAAAAAGGATTGCCTGTTTATATTGAGATGCCAGTTCACAATGTAAACCGTGCTGTGGGTACCATGCTTAGCCATGAGGTAACTAAACGTTATATGTTGAAAGGATTGCCTACAGATTCAATCCATATTAAGCTAGTTGGAAGTGCTGGTCAGAGCCTGGGAGCTTTTCTCTGTCCTGGAATTACTATTGAGCTTGAAGGTGACAGCAATGACTATGTTGGGAAAGGGTTATGTGGAGGCAAAATTGTAGTTTATCCACCAAGAGAGAGCCAATTTGATCCAAAAGAAAATATTGTTGTGGGCAATGTTGCATTATATGGTGCCACAAATGGGGAGGCATATTTTAATGGAATGGCTGCAGAAAGATTTTGTGTCCGTAACTCAGGTGCTAGAGCAGTTGTTGAAGGTGTTGGTGATCATGGTTGTGAGTATATGACTGGTGGTACTGTTGTTATTTTAGGTAAAACTGGGAGAAACTTTGCTGCTGGTATGAGTGGTGGAATTGCTTATGTTTTCGATATTGATGGGATGTTTCAGACACGATGCAATCCTGAGTTGGTTGATCTTGAAAAGGTTGAGGATGAGGAAGACATCACAACGTTGAGAATGATGATTCAACAACACCAACGTTATACAAGAAGTGTTCTAGCAAGGGAAGTCCTTTCTGATTTTGAATCTCTGCTGCCCAAGTTTTTCAAAGTGTTTCCAAGGGATTATAGGATGATTCTtcagaaaataaaagcagaagAAAATGTTAAAGAATCTGAGGAGCAAGAAGAAAAAGAGCTAATGGAAACGGATGCATTTGAAGAGCTAAAGAAACTGGCTGCAGCATCTTCTGTTGCTAAG AAAGAAGAAGACTTGGCTGCAGCAAAAAGGCCAACACAGGTTGACAATGCTGTTAAGCATAGAGGTTTTATTGCTTATGAGCGACAAAGTATTTCATATAGGGATCCTAATGATCGAATTAAAGATTGGAAAGAAGTTGCTAACGAGTGTAAGCCAGGGCCACTGATGAAAACACAATCTGCTCGCTGCATGGATTGTGGGACTCCTTTTTGTCATCAG GAAAACTCTGGGTGCCCACTTGGAAATAAAATACCTGAATTTAATGAACTGGTTCATCAAAATAGATGGCGTGAAGCATTGGATCGGCTTCTCGAGACAAATAACTTCCCAGAATTTACTGGCCGAGTCTGCCCGGCTCCTTGTGAAGGATCATGTGTTCTTGGCATCATTGAGAACCCAGTTTCTATTAAAAGTATAGAGTGTGCAATCATAGACAAGGCATTTGAAGAAGGATGGATGATACCTCGTCCTCCACAGAAAAGAACTGG GAAGAGAGTTGCTATTGTTGGTAGTGGTCCAGCTGGGCTTGCTGCTGCTGATCAGTTAAATAAAATGGGTCATTTAGTCACTGTTTACGAACGTGCTGACCGAATTGGAGGGCTTATGATGTATGGTGTTCCAAACATGAAGACGGATAAAGTTGAGATCGTTCAACGTCGTGTGGATCTAATGACCAAGGAAGGTGTTAATTTTGTGGTAAACGCTCATGTCGGAACAGATCCCAAGTTCTCCCTTGACCATCTCCGTTCCCAGAATCATGCAATTGTCTTGGCTTGTGGAGCTACTAAACCAAG GGATCTTCCTGTTCCTGGACGAGAACTCTCTGGAGTCCATTTTGCAATGGAATTTCTCCATGCAAACACTAAAAGTCTGCTTGATAGCAATCTATGGGATGGTAAATATTTGTCTGCACAAGGTAAGAAAGTGGTTGTAATAGGTGGAGGAGATACAGGAACTGATTGTATTGCAACATCTATCCGACATGGCTGTACAAACCTTGTAAATCTAGAACTACTTCCTGAACCACCTAAGAAAAGAGCACCAGGAAATCCATGGCCACAG tggCCCCGGATTTTCCGTGTAGATTATGGTCATGAAGAAGCAACATCCAAGTTTGGAAAAGACCCACGGACGTATGAGGTTCTGACCAAGCGATTTGTGGGAGATGAAAATGGAGTTGTCAAGGGTCTCGAGGTGGTCCGGGTCCATTGGGCAAAGGATAGTAGCGGAAAATTTAAGTTCGAGGAAATCAGGGGCTCTGAGGAGACTATAGAAGCTGATCTAGTTCTCTTAGCTATGGGCTTTCTTGGTCCAGAATCG GCAATTGCTGATGAACTGGGTCTGGAGCTAGACAACAGGTCCAACTTCATGGCGGAGTACGGCCACTTTGCAACCAGTGTAGATGGGGTTTTTGCTGCTGGGGACTGCCGGCGAGGCCAGTCGCTCGTCGTTTGGGCCATCAATGAGGGCCGTCAAGCTGCGGCGCAGGTCGACAAATATCTAATGAAAGATGTGGATACTAGAAGCAAAGACAGCCCCTCTGCTTCCAGCGAAGATTTAGTGCAGAAAATAACTGCTCAGGGAAAATAA